A single region of the Govania unica genome encodes:
- a CDS encoding metal-dependent hydrolase family protein yields the protein MPRTLITNGLIFDGHSPDLIADHYVLIENGRIARVRSGKPDVAADRVLDLKGKVLMPGLIDAHFHAYAAEANMGLLEELPISYLAQRARPLMEGALKRGFTTVRDAGGADYGLWRAIEEGHFDAPRLFYAGRAFSQAGGHGDSRASHIEPCGCGMRGNLAEVVDGVDDLRKAVREALRQGAHQIKIFVSGGISSPTDPIWMLQYSEEEIRAVVDEATRRRSYVMAHAYTAETILRGVRCGIRSIEHANLIDAEAAAAVAEHGAFVVPTLITYAAIARHGKALGVPQITLDKLSDVKDQGLTAIELCRKAGVKLGFGTDLLGDMHKHQLDEFEIRAEVETPFQILNSATAVNAALVQQPDLLGCVREGAHADLLVIDGNPLQDVRIMARPERMALVMRGGKIIVNHLP from the coding sequence ATGCCCCGCACGCTCATCACCAACGGCCTGATCTTTGACGGCCACAGCCCCGATCTCATCGCCGATCATTATGTGCTGATCGAAAACGGCCGCATCGCGCGTGTTCGTTCTGGCAAACCGGATGTGGCCGCCGATCGCGTGCTCGATCTCAAAGGCAAGGTTTTGATGCCGGGCCTCATTGACGCCCATTTCCACGCCTATGCGGCCGAAGCCAATATGGGCTTGCTGGAAGAACTCCCGATCAGCTATCTCGCCCAGCGCGCACGTCCCTTGATGGAAGGCGCGCTCAAACGCGGCTTCACCACCGTGCGCGACGCGGGCGGTGCCGATTACGGTCTGTGGCGCGCCATCGAAGAAGGTCATTTCGACGCCCCGCGCCTGTTTTACGCTGGCCGCGCCTTCAGTCAGGCCGGCGGTCATGGCGACAGCCGGGCATCCCATATCGAGCCCTGCGGCTGCGGCATGCGCGGCAATCTGGCCGAGGTTGTGGACGGCGTCGACGATCTTAGAAAAGCCGTGCGCGAGGCGCTCCGTCAAGGTGCCCATCAGATCAAGATCTTCGTCTCCGGCGGCATTTCCTCCCCCACCGATCCGATCTGGATGCTGCAATATTCCGAAGAGGAAATCCGCGCCGTAGTCGACGAAGCCACCCGCCGCCGCAGCTATGTGATGGCCCATGCCTATACGGCGGAAACCATCCTGCGCGGCGTGCGTTGCGGCATTCGCTCGATCGAACATGCGAACCTGATCGATGCCGAGGCTGCCGCCGCAGTGGCCGAGCATGGTGCCTTCGTGGTGCCGACGCTCATCACCTATGCCGCCATCGCCCGCCATGGCAAAGCGCTCGGCGTGCCGCAAATCACGCTCGACAAGCTGAGCGACGTCAAGGATCAGGGCCTGACCGCCATCGAACTTTGCCGCAAGGCCGGGGTCAAGCTCGGCTTCGGCACCGATCTTCTCGGCGACATGCACAAGCATCAGCTCGATGAATTCGAGATTCGCGCTGAGGTTGAAACACCGTTTCAGATCCTCAATTCGGCCACCGCCGTCAACGCCGCCCTCGTCCAACAGCCTGATTTATTAGGCTGCGTGCGTGAAGGCGCCCATGCCGACCTTCTGGTCATTGACGGCAACCCATTGCAAGATGTACGCATTATGGCCCGACCTGAACGAATGGCCCTGGTCATGCGCGGCGGCAAAATCATCGTCAACCACCTGCCGTGA